The nucleotide window TTGCGTGCACTGCTTCGACCAGCCGTTCCCGGTTCTCAACACCTCCGCCTCCCGCACCCTCCGTGATGTCTTGTGCTCCGACCCTCTCTGCACGCGGGGCGGCCTCCCGCTCTCTCGGTGCGCCGTCAAAGACAACTTCTGCTCGTACGCCTACTACTACGGCGACGGATCCTTCACCGTGGGCAAGATCGTCGAGGACACTTTCACATTCAAGACGCCCCACGGCAAGTGCGGCACGGTTGCCGCCGTGCCGAACCTCCACTTTGGCTGTGGCATGGACAACAAAGGCACCTTCAACTCGAACGAGTCCGGCATCGCCGGCTTCGGGCGCGGCCCGATGTCTCTGCCGTCGCAGCTCAAGGTGCACAGATTCTCCCACTGCTTGACGACCATGGTAGAGTTCAGGACCAGCCCGGTGTTCTTGGGGACGCCTGATGACCTTGAAGCGCACGCCACGGGGCCCATCCAGTCCACCCCGTTCGTCCCAAACACTGGGGGTGCGCTCAGCTCGTTCTACTATCTTTCACTCAAAGGCGTCACCATCGGCAAGACGTGGCTGCCGTTTAACGAGTCAGCTTTTGCGCTCAACGACGATGGCTCCGGCGGGACGATCATGGACTCAGGCACGAGCATCACGATCTTCCCGCGGGCCGTGTTCCGAAGCCTCCGGGAGGCGTTCGTGTCGCAGGTGCCGTTACCCATCGCGAACGACTCCACTGATGCTGATAGCATGCTGTGCTTCGACGTCGCCCCGAAGAAGAAGGTGCCCGCAGTGCCGAAGCTAGTCCTCCACCTAGAGGGCGCGGACTGGGACCTGCCACGGGAGAACTACGTGCTCGATCtcgacgacgacggcgacggcaCAGGCGGCGGGCTGTGCGTGGTGGTCCATTCGGCGGGCGAAAGCGACTGGGCGATCATAGGCAACTTCCAGCAGCAGAACATGTACATCGTCTACGACCTGGACAGCAATAAGATGGTCTTCGCGCCCGCGCGCTGCGACAAGCTGTGACCGAACGTGCACGTgcatatgtactctctccgttcctaaatataagattTTTTGGCATTTTAATTGGACTACAACATacatagattcactcattttgctacATACGTAGTCACTTGTTTAAAtatctagaaagacttatatttacgAACAGAGCGGGTATGTGTTAATGCATGTATTGTGTACGGTTCTACGTTATCTGCTCTAGCTAGGCACAACGAACATGCATGCATGTTCCTACGTACGGGCTAGTACTAAATAAAGAACTCAGATGTTGTCGTGACAAGTTTTCTATCGAGAAAAATGTTTACTTCTCTTTTTAAGATAGATATAGACAGGCAGGCTAAAATTAAAGGACAGAAACTAGTCATCCATGCATGCACTAACGCTAGCTAGCGAGTTAGGTCTTGATCGACGTCACCGCCGGACCAGTTTGACGCCTTGTCCTTCGGCATCCATAGCTGCAAGATTTATACACAGCATCCGCCGGATGCTTGGGAAAACGACCTTCAATCGTAAACTTTCAGCGACTAGTCCAGAAAATGTTTAGGCAAAATAATTCTCTTAGATTACCCCCGGAAGGCTCTGAAATGTCGAATATGTTTGTCAGCCACACGAGAGTAGTGTTGAAAATATTAGCACATTTTGACTAATCTAATCCACAAGGAAACAGTAAACATAGCGAATATGGTATGCATCTCATACCGGTACCTAAGCATGTGAGCACGTACATCACATAGAATTGAAACATCTATGAATAAGTTATATACGGCCAACACATGAACGAGCAAATAGGAGATAAACGAGTCATACCCTCCGGTTGGCCAGGCCAACGCGGCGGCATCATCGACAGCCTCGGCCAGGAAGTAGTGGAAATAGAGGCGGACGGAGATGGGGATGGATCAGAAGCAGTCGCGTCGAGACGCTCACCAAAAACCTTATTGCCGTTCTCCCGGCAGGATCTCAAACGACAGGGTTCCGGAGGCACCTGCTCTCCTGACCAACCGTGCACGCGGTCGTCGGGATGGGATTGCCGGAAGCAGCACAGAGAAAAAAACAGTAGATGACGACTAGGGTTGTGCAGGAGGAAGCGAGTGAACTGAGTTAGGGTTCAGTCCAGCGCCTTCTTATATAGGTCATCGGGTAGATGGGGCTGAGCTCAGGCCCACGACCACTCGTCAATTAATCCAAGATTAATTAACCATTTCGGACCGGCAAAAATAAGCTTCGGCTCGGCTCATTTCCACAACCCGCGGCGCGCGCATCGTGACGAGGCAAGGCGTGGCATGGCAAGGTGggcagcggaggaggaggagcgtgCGTGTACAACTCCTCTTCTCAAGCTCCCAATGACATGTGGTAGAGGAGCCCTTATAAAGGGGTCTCATTCTCACTCCATTAACAGTATTATAATAAACTTCCCACCACTTGTCATGCATCTAAATGGGTCTTAGAGATTAACCAAGAATTATTGTCTTATCTGGGCCTAAGACCATCTATAAATCCAACAATCCCTCACCAGATCTCGGGACACATAAGTTTGTCAACTGTTTCAAACAATGTTTGATATACCAAAATTTTCaatggagactgttaagttgaacttccacctagagcAACAGGATTAAACTTCTTCACAACTaaacaatggactatgccttgaattgtcagtttgcCATGCAGAAGTTTCGCCTATTATCAGCTGATACGTGGTTGTCGAAGGCTAAACCCCACATAGTCATAATCCTTACCTTCTCATGAGCTTTGATACgtcccaacgtatctataattttttattgtttcatactattatagtatcaatcttggataaTTTATATACATTTCAAGCAACAATATATCatttttttggactaacctattaactttgTGTCcagtgtcagttgttgttttctaCCTGTTTTTGGTTTTTCAGAATATCAGTACTaaacaaagtccaaatgccacgaaactttttggagatttttttctggCAATAAGAGACCCTGGAAGCTTCAGGAGGGGACAAGAAGATGGAGCGGTGGCCCAAGAGGCACCAGGGCGTGCCCTGGTTGCTTGTGAGGTTACTATTGCTTCTGTTGTTACAATCATTACAAAATTGCTATGGTTACTGTTTCTGTTACTGTTACTACTACCAAAGCCATCAAactactgtgctactaaacactttacTGCAGAGATATTAtttttcaggtgtggttgaattgacaactcaaatGCTAAGGCTCATAAATATTCTTTGGTCctccttgtgttgaatcaataaatttgggtgaaATACTACCCTCAAAGACCGtcgcgaccccctatacttgtgggttatcaagacctttttatggcaccgttgctggggagcatagctttGTTTATTGAGTTCACTTGGGATTTATacatctgcttatcattatgaagaatttAAAAGACGTTAGAACCAAGATCGTACCCTCTAAGATGAGgtgaggtaaggaactaccatctagctctgcacttaaTTTACCTTCTATTTTAGGTCGACTTGAAACACCACCACCTACTATTCAGactgatatgtcgcaagtaatTGATGATGGTACTTCcgctatgaatgatgcttatgatgatgatAGTACTCTGCTTGATGATACTGTGCCACTAgatgaatttcttgatgaaaaaaTTGCTAAAGCTAAATAATTTGGTAATGTTGAAACTGCTGAAAAATATGATTCACCTATTATGCCTACCTCTCCTACTAGATTTGAAATGCCTAAAGTAACTGGGGGTTATGTTATGGATTGGGAGATTGCTAGAGACGTTTTTACTTGTAATGGTAGAGAAGATCTTAAGAAATTACCGAGTAAGCTAAAAGAAAAGGCTATGATAGagagaatgaaatatgatcctaaaTTTGCCACTTCTTCTATCGTTGTTATTGATAAAGATTATGCATTCTTGGTTGATCCTGAACTTATTACATTGGTaaaatctgatccttttcatggttatgaatctgaaactattgtggtaCACCTTATTAAATTAAATGATATAACCATCCTATTTTATCAAGAAAAAAAAATCACTTTTACTATATTCTTAAGTTGTTTACTTTCTCATTAAAGGACGATTCTAAAGAATGGTTCAAtactcttgatcctggttgtatgtgtagtccccaggatatgatatattactttactaaaaaatattttcctgctcattaAAAGCAGGCCACCTTataggaaatatacaactttgtgcaattTGAGGAAGAGCATCTccctcaagcttgggggaggcttctagaattacttaatgctttgtaTGAACATCCTCTAAAGAAAATGAAATACtggatatcttttataatggactaaccaatgcttctagggactacctagatagttgtgatgattgtgttttcagggaacgaactattgaACATGCTGATATGTCTTCGACGTATCTACTTTTCCCCTTgatttggactctaacttgcatgatttgaatgaaactaacatggactgacgctgttttcagcagaactaccatggtgttgttttttgtgcagaaataaattTTCTCCTAATGGGacaaaactttgcgaggattttttatataataaaagagaatttctggagccaagaaccaccggagggggctcctaggtgggcacaacccaccagggcgtgcccaggtgggttgtccccacatggtggccccgctgaccctGAAATTGACgttataaaatcctatttttccagaaaaaattcaaggagaaagaattattgcattccatgagacggagccgccgccgtctcctgttcttcatcgggaggccagatctagagtttgtttggggctccggagagtgggatcttcgatcttcgtcatcaccaacccttctccatcgccaattccatgatgctccccgcCGAGAGTGAGcaattccttcgtaggcttgttggtcggtgaggagttggatgagattcatcatgtattctggttagttttgttagggcttgatcccttgtatccactatgttctgagattcatgttgctatgactttcccatgcttaatgcttgtcactttgggaccgggtgccatgattttagatctgaaccgtttatgttatcaccattatatctatgttctagatccgatcttgcaagttatagtcacctactatgtgttatgatccggcaaccccggagtgacaatagtcgggaccactcccggcgatgaccgtagtttgaggagttcatgtattcaccgtgtgttaatgctttgttccggttctctattaaaaggaggccttaatatcccttagtttccaataggaccctgctgccacaggagggtaggtgtaacgcccgggtaattaagctacaataATCCCACGCTAATGGTGCCACATCACCATGATTGCTGTTGTTAACCTTGTGTTGGTTCGAAACCGTTTTAAACATTCAAATTCGAATAATATCAACAATAAGagtttttcaaaatttaaaacaaaatGTTCGGGAGGTGCCATATTTTGCATAGATAATTATGTGGTaataaacacatttttataaaatgcctacgtattttaaaatgaattaaaacaaaaaagaaaataaataaaaagcaaaacaaaaacaaaaactaaaagaaaaataaaactaaaagaataaaaacagaaaaacaaaacTAACAAAAAAGCAAACCCATCACCTCGCCAAATGGGCCAAAAGGCCCAGCTGGCAAGCCCACTAGCCTGACTGGCCCGTCCCCACTCCCTTATCCCCTGGTGCCGAAACCCTAACCCCCTAACCGCACCACTTCCCCCACATCTCCCTCTCGTTCCCCTCCCCCCTCTCTCGTTGGATCTGGATCGAGAGGGCCCGTTCCCGTCCACGACGCCGCCGCCCGGATCGAACCCCGCCGTCACCACCACACCGGCGCCCCCCCCGCCTGGACCTCACCGGCCTGCTTCCTCTCCTCCGTCGTCCCCGTCTCCACCTTGCGCCCCACTGTCGTTGCCCTACGAATCACCGTGAGCCCGCgtccccctctctccctcgcttGCGCGCTCGCTCCGCCTGTCGCCGCGGGCCGACCACGTCGTCTGCCGCACCCCGTCTCCCCCGCTCACCACACCGCGCCACCCACCGCACACGCGCACCTGTGCGTCGCCCGCGCCCCGGATCTCCCTGTCTTCTCCTCGCTCGCACGCCGCTCTGCCCCCGCAACGCCCCTTTCCCCTGCCGCTCTGCCGCTGCGGCTCACCGCCGCCCCGCGCTCACCATGGCCCACGCGCCCGCTGGCCGCGTCAAGCGCCCCCAGCGCCTCGCGCCCCTCCTGGCCTCCCCCTGTGAGCTCCCCTCTCTCCCGCCTCTCCCTCGCCGCGCATTGCTAGCGCGCGCGCACCGCACCATTCTGGCCACTCCGGCCCCCTCCCGCACATGCCCCGCTCGTCTCC belongs to Triticum urartu cultivar G1812 chromosome 7, Tu2.1, whole genome shotgun sequence and includes:
- the LOC125522219 gene encoding aspartic proteinase nepenthesin-1-like codes for the protein MKILSVSQLSPCVLFLTILFAWPVAESATSPVAVRADLTHADSGRGFTRRELLSRMAARSKARLASLHSPARPGAVTAPVARGTVGREDISSEYLIHFSIGTPRPQRVALELDTGSDLIWTQCACVHCFDQPFPVLNTSASRTLRDVLCSDPLCTRGGLPLSRCAVKDNFCSYAYYYGDGSFTVGKIVEDTFTFKTPHGKCGTVAAVPNLHFGCGMDNKGTFNSNESGIAGFGRGPMSLPSQLKVHRFSHCLTTMVEFRTSPVFLGTPDDLEAHATGPIQSTPFVPNTGGALSSFYYLSLKGVTIGKTWLPFNESAFALNDDGSGGTIMDSGTSITIFPRAVFRSLREAFVSQVPLPIANDSTDADSMLCFDVAPKKKVPAVPKLVLHLEGADWDLPRENYVLDLDDDGDGTGGGLCVVVHSAGESDWAIIGNFQQQNMYIVYDLDSNKMVFAPARCDKL